A region of Acidobacteriota bacterium DNA encodes the following proteins:
- a CDS encoding NAD(P)/FAD-dependent oxidoreductase, translated as MARLPQVVIVGGGFAGLAAARELRNVECEVTIIDRHNHHVFQPLLYQVATAGLSPGDIASPIRWILRKQPRLRVLLGTVDRIDSTARQVWMDGRDVVSYDYLIVAAGATHSYFGHDEWRDAAPGLKTLDDALAIRRRLLLAFEQAEREHNAVRQRRLLTFVIIGGGPTGVEMAGALAEIARQALRSEFDAIDPASARILLIEAGPSILPAFPANLRASARRALRRLGVDVREGAAVTHVEHGAVVIGDERVEAHTILWAAGVAAAPVGRDLGPGLDRAGRVNVAPDLTVPEHAGVFVAGDLANFPHQTGKPLPGVAQVAKQQGTHAARNIARLLRGDATRPFRYLDPGNMATIGRANALADFGWLQVSGFAGWLLWLFVHILFLIGFRNRLSVLLQWGAAYLTYQRSVRLITRNEGS; from the coding sequence ATGGCGCGCCTACCCCAAGTGGTGATCGTCGGCGGTGGCTTCGCCGGGCTTGCGGCCGCCCGGGAACTCCGGAACGTCGAGTGCGAGGTGACGATCATCGACCGTCACAACCACCACGTGTTCCAGCCGCTGCTCTACCAGGTGGCGACCGCGGGCCTGTCGCCGGGCGACATCGCCTCGCCGATCCGCTGGATTCTGCGCAAGCAACCGCGGCTTCGGGTGCTCCTGGGCACGGTCGATCGCATCGATAGCACCGCGCGCCAGGTCTGGATGGACGGCCGTGACGTCGTGAGCTACGACTACCTGATCGTGGCCGCCGGCGCCACCCACTCGTACTTTGGCCACGACGAGTGGCGCGACGCGGCGCCCGGCCTGAAGACGCTTGACGATGCGCTGGCGATCCGGCGGCGGTTGCTGCTGGCCTTTGAACAGGCCGAGCGTGAGCACAACGCCGTGCGGCAGCGTCGGCTGCTGACGTTCGTGATCATCGGCGGCGGCCCGACCGGGGTCGAGATGGCCGGCGCGCTGGCGGAGATTGCGAGACAGGCGCTGCGCTCTGAGTTCGATGCGATCGATCCGGCGTCGGCCCGCATCCTGCTGATTGAGGCGGGACCGTCAATCTTGCCGGCGTTCCCGGCGAATCTGCGCGCCTCGGCCCGGCGCGCGCTCCGGCGGCTGGGGGTGGACGTGCGCGAGGGCGCCGCGGTGACCCACGTCGAGCATGGCGCGGTGGTGATCGGTGACGAGCGTGTCGAGGCGCACACCATCCTGTGGGCCGCCGGCGTCGCCGCCGCGCCGGTTGGGCGCGACCTGGGGCCCGGTCTCGATCGCGCCGGCCGCGTGAACGTGGCACCCGATCTGACGGTGCCGGAGCATGCCGGCGTGTTCGTGGCCGGCGACCTGGCCAACTTTCCGCATCAAACCGGCAAGCCGCTGCCGGGTGTGGCGCAGGTGGCCAAGCAGCAGGGCACGCATGCCGCCAGGAACATCGCCCGCCTCCTCCGCGGCGACGCGACCCGTCCCTTCCGGTACCTCGATCCGGGGAACATGGCGACGATCGGCCGCGCCAACGCGCTGGCCGATTTTGGGTGGCTGCAGGTGTCGGGCTTCGCCGGATGGCTGCTGTGGCTGTTCGTGCACATCCTGTTCCTGATCGGATTCCGCAACCGGCTGTCGGTCCTCCTGCAGTGGGGGGCGGCCTATCTGACTTACCAGCGCAGCGTCCGACTGAT